A window of Diospyros lotus cultivar Yz01 chromosome 14, ASM1463336v1, whole genome shotgun sequence contains these coding sequences:
- the LOC127791032 gene encoding myb-related protein 306-like — MGRIPCCAKDGVKKGPWTPEEDVNLVSYIQKHGSGNWRSVPTNAGLRRCSKSCRLRWTNYLRPGIKCGNFTKREDKLIISLQALLGNRWATIVSYLPQRTDNDIKNYWNTHLKKMIKSHGGQNQEGVSSLRSLSKGLWEKRLQTDIDKVKQALNKALSLDKQSTLPEPKTSEGSDHPFSNYVSSIGNIARLLKNWMKKPPKSSQTAAWETTSQTSITNTPFAVGSSSTTWTTFAPGSSSISTEVAPKVVPTGFDSIFSFIAPYNLDASMIVDEVANAMLVTAALKQGERKPKFDQASLLEFEKWLMDNDDDDDDDAGEGHAD; from the exons atggGTAGAATTCCTTGTTGTGCCAAGGATGGTGTGAAGAAAGGGCCATGGACTCCGGAAGAGGATGTCAATTTGGTTTCGTACATCCAAAAGCATGGATCAGGAAATTGGAGATCTGTTCCCACTAATGCTg GTTTGCGTAGATGTAGCAAAAGTTGCAGGCTAAGGTGGACTAATTATCTTCGCCCTGGCATCAAATGTGGCAACTTCACTAAACGGGAAGATAAATTGATCATCAGTCTTCAAGCCCTTCTTGGCAATAG GTGGGCTACAATAGTGTCCTATCTCCCCCAGAGAACTGACAATGATATCAAGAATTACTGGAACACTCAtttgaagaagatgataaaaagCCATGGAGGCCAAAACCAGGAAGGTGTCTCCTCTTTAAGGTCCTTGTCCAAAGGGCTATGGGAGAAAAGGCTACAAACTGACATCGATAAGGTTAAGCAAGCTTTGAACAAGGCTTTGTCCTTAGACAAACAAAGCACTTTGCCTGAGCCAAAGACATCTGAAGGCTCAGACCATCCATTCTCCAATTACGTATCCAGTATTGGAAACATAGCGAGGTTGCTCAAAAACTGGATGAAGAAGCCCCCAAAGTCATCTCAAACTGCAGCCTGGGAAACCACTTCCCAGACCTCCATCACCAATACCCCTTTTGCTGTAG GTTCATCTAGCACTACTTGGACCACTTTTGCACCAGGATCATCCAGCATCAGTACTGAAGTAGCACCAAAAGTGGTGCCAACAGGCTTTGACTCCATTTTCAGCTTCATTGCTCCTTATAACCTTGATGCTTCCATGATTGTGGATGAGGTTGCAAATGCAATGCTTGTAACTGCTGCCCTCAAGCAAGGCGAGAGGAAGCCAAAATTCGATCAAGCTTCTCTATTAGAATTTGAGAAATGGCTTATGGAtaacgatgatgatgatgatgatgatgctggTGAAGGGCATGCTGATTAG